A segment of the Dehalococcoidia bacterium genome:
TACTGAGATCCTGAAGGTCCACTCCAACGGCAAGCCGTTGGATGAGGATGTTGACCTGGAGCGGGTGGCACGCCAGACGATTGGCTTTAGTGGAGCCGATCTAGCAAACCTTGTGAACGAGGCAGCCATTCTCGCTGCCCGACGCACCAAGAAGCTCATTGCGCTCTCTGAGTTCACAGAGGCCATAGACAGGGTCCTGCTCGGTCCTGCACGAAAGAGCCGCACAATTAACGACCAGGAAAAGGAGATCACCGCCTATCACGAGGCCGGGCACGCCCTGGTTGCGCATTTCCTGCCGAACGCCGACAACCCGTTCAAGGTGACCATCGTTTCCAGGGGTCAGAGCGGTGGGCATACACGCTACCTGCCAGAAGAAGACCGCAATCTGTGGACACGTGCCCAGTTCTCGGACATGCTGGCCGCCGCACTGGGTGGACGTGTGGCCGAAGAAGAGGTGTTCAACCAGCTTACAACCGGCGCAGGCAGTGACATCGAGCAGGCCACCAACATCGCGCGACAAATGGTCACTCGATACGGTATGA
Coding sequences within it:
- a CDS encoding cell division protein FtsH codes for the protein TEILKVHSNGKPLDEDVDLERVARQTIGFSGADLANLVNEAAILAARRTKKLIALSEFTEAIDRVLLGPARKSRTINDQEKEITAYHEAGHALVAHFLPNADNPFKVTIVSRGQSGGHTRYLPEEDRNLWTRAQFSDMLAAALGGRVAEEEVFNQLTTGAGSDIEQATNIARQMVTRYGMSEKLGPRTFGKREEMVFLGREISEQRDYSDKIAEIIDSEVHDIIDSAYNMATEVVREHMPKLEQLAEYLIEFETIEVDELDTLWETPPPESTDESPDSGPEDDLGPQPDAPPMAPAPPAPAPVGD